A portion of the Channa argus isolate prfri chromosome 19, Channa argus male v1.0, whole genome shotgun sequence genome contains these proteins:
- the armc1 gene encoding armadillo repeat-containing protein 1 translates to MSAEVDALTVVNQLRDLAADPLNRRAIVEDQGCLPGLILFLDHPNPQVVYSALLAVRYLAECRANREKMKAELGMMLSLQNVMQKSTSPGETKLLASEIYEILQSAGKEEAEQAEAAAASCRRKAQFFLGSNNKRAKTVVLHIDGLDDSTRRSLCEEALLKIRGVISFTFQMAVKRCVVRIRSDLKAEALGTAINSTKVMKAQQVVKTEDGEELVVPFQEDSQVLVEENTDIPDYLPEEESPSQEQDKAVTRVGSITDGMGWLSTAANFLSRSFYW, encoded by the exons ATGAGTGCAGAGGTGGATGCACTGACTGTGGTGAACCAGCTGCGAGATCTTGCTGCAGACCCCCTGAACAGAAGAGCCATAGTTGAAGACCAAGGCTGTCTGCCAGGTCTCATTCTGTTTTTGGACCACCCCAACCCACAGGTCGTTTACTCTGCGCTATTG GCTGTTCGCTACCTGGCAGAATGTCGAGCGAACAGGGAGAAGATGAAGGCCGAGCTGGGCATGATGCTGAGTTTGCAGAATGTCATGCAGAA GAGTACATCACCTGGGGAGACCAAGTTGCTGGCCTCTGAGATCTATGAGATTCTGCAGTCAGCGGGTAAGGAAGAGGCCGAACAGGCAGAGGCAGCCGCTGCCTCCTGCCGGCGTAAAGCTCAGTTCTTCCTGGGTTCCAACAACAAGAGGGCCAAAACTGTGGTGCTGCACATTGATGGACTGGATGACTCT ACTCGAAGGAGTCTTTGTGAGGAGGCGTTGCTAAAGATCCGAGGGGTCATCAGCTTCACCTTCCAGATGGCTGTCAAGAGATGTGTGGTCAGGATCCGCTCTGACCTTAAAGCTGAG gCATTGGGCACAGCGATCAACTCAACCAAAGTAATGAAGGCTCAGCAAGTGGTGAAGACAGAGGATGGAGAAGAG CTGGTGGTGCCATTCCAGGAAGACTCCCAGGTGCTGGTAGAGGAGAACACAGACATCCCAGACTACCTGCCAGAGGAAGAGAGTCCGTCCCAGGAGCAGGACAAGGCAGTCACACGTGTAGGCTCTATCACAGATGGCATGGGCTGGCTCAGCACAGCTGCCAACTTCCTGTCCCGCTCCTTTTACTGGTGa
- the pde7a gene encoding high affinity cAMP-specific 3',5'-cyclic phosphodiesterase 7A isoform X3: protein MHINISSNQRRGAISYDSSDQTALYIRMLGDVRVRSQVGFEPERRSSHPYLCIDFRTLHTRIGFGSTSASSAPERRIHRLLSFQRYLHSSRLLRGVPQQIPLHILDEDYTGQARCMLEKVGNWNFDIFLFDRLTNGNSLITLTFHLLNQYGLVELFQLDMVKLWRFLVMVQEDYHSDNPYHNAVHAADVTQAMYCYLQEPMLAKSLTSYDILLGLLAAATHDLDHPGVNQPFLIKTDHYLATLYRNTSVLENHHWKSAVGLLRETGLFSHLPAEDSLNMERELGSLILATDISRQNDYLSRFRMHLDQENLCLSNASHRHFILQMALKCADICNPCRPWELSKQWSEKVTEEFFQQGDIEKKYRLEVSPLCDRETNTVGNIQIGFMTYVAEPLFAEWARFSDTRLSQAMLGHMGLNKASWGGLQQEQTSVSEETEPGTAGNDPEDVAPQGDGASATSAGGASSKETPQGSRES from the exons AGACGAGGGGCCATCTCCTACGACAGCTCTGATCAGACAGCACTGTACATTCGTATGCTAG GAGATGTGAGAGTCAGAAGTCAGGTTGGGTTTGAACCAGAACGAAGAAGCTCCCATCCATACCTGTGCATCGACTTCCGAACTCTCCACA CACGAATAGGCTTTGGGTCCACATCAGCCAGTTCTGCTCCTGAAAGGAGGATCCACAGACTGCTCAGCTTCCAGAGGTACCTGCACTCATCCCGTCTGCTGCGAGGAGTCCCCCAGCAGATCCCTCTCCACATCCTCGATGAGGACTACACTGGACAGGCCAGA TGCATGCTGGAAAAAGTTGGGAACTGGAATTTtgatattttcctttttgatagGTTGACAAATG GAAACAGCTTGATCACCCTGACATTTCACCTGCTGAACCAGTATGGCTTGGTGGAGCTCTTCCAGCTGGACATGGTCAAACTCTGGAGATTCCTGGTCATGGTTCAGGAGGACTACCACAGTGACAACCCCTATCACAATGCTGTCCATGCTGCTGATGTCACACAGGCCATGTATTGCTACTTGCAGGAACCTATg CTTGCAAAGTCTCTGACCTCCTATGACATTCTGCTGGGACTGCTAGCAGCTGCCACTCATGATCTGGACCATCCTGGCGTCAACCAGCCTTTCCTCATCAAGACTGACCACTATCTAGCTACACTCTATAGG AATACCTCAGTTCTGGAAAATCACCACTGGAAGTCAGCAGTGGGCCTCCTCAGAGAGACTGGGTTGTTTTCCCACTTGCCTGCTGAGGACAG CCTTAACATGGAGAGGGAGTTGGGCTCCTTGATCCTGGCCACGGACATAAGCAGACAGAATGATTACCTGAGCAGGTTTCGAATGCACCTGGACCAGGAAAACCTGTGCTTGAGCAATGCCAGCCACCGACACTTCATCCTGCAG ATGGCTCTGAAATGTGCAGACATCTGTAACCCCTGCAGACCGTGGGAGCTGAGCAAACAGTGGAGTGAGAAAGTCACAGAGGAGTTCTTCCAGCAAG GAGACATTGAGAAGAAGTACAGACTTGAAGTCAGTCCCCTTTGTGACAGAGAGACGAACACAGTTGGCAACATTCAAATAG GCTTTATGACGTATGTGGCAGAACCCCTGTTTGCAGAGTGGGCTCGTTTCTCTGACACACGTCTGTCTCAGGCCATGCTGGGCCACATGGGCCTCAACAAGGCCAGCTGGGGCGGACTACAGCAGGAACAAACCTCTGTATCAGAGGAGACAGAACCTGGCACAGCTGGCAATGACCCAGAAGACGTTGCGCCTCAAGGAGATGGAGCCAGCGCTACATCCGCAGGAGGAGCCAGCTCCAAAGAAACACCTCAGGGAAGCAGAGAATCCTGA
- the pde7a gene encoding high affinity cAMP-specific 3',5'-cyclic phosphodiesterase 7A isoform X4, translating into MHINISSNQRRGAISYDSSDQTALYIRMLDVRVRSQVGFEPERRSSHPYLCIDFRTLHTRIGFGSTSASSAPERRIHRLLSFQRYLHSSRLLRGVPQQIPLHILDEDYTGQARCMLEKVGNWNFDIFLFDRLTNGNSLITLTFHLLNQYGLVELFQLDMVKLWRFLVMVQEDYHSDNPYHNAVHAADVTQAMYCYLQEPMLAKSLTSYDILLGLLAAATHDLDHPGVNQPFLIKTDHYLATLYRNTSVLENHHWKSAVGLLRETGLFSHLPAEDSLNMERELGSLILATDISRQNDYLSRFRMHLDQENLCLSNASHRHFILQMALKCADICNPCRPWELSKQWSEKVTEEFFQQGDIEKKYRLEVSPLCDRETNTVGNIQIGFMTYVAEPLFAEWARFSDTRLSQAMLGHMGLNKASWGGLQQEQTSVSEETEPGTAGNDPEDVAPQGDGASATSAGGASSKETPQGSRES; encoded by the exons AGACGAGGGGCCATCTCCTACGACAGCTCTGATCAGACAGCACTGTACATTCGTATGCTAG ATGTGAGAGTCAGAAGTCAGGTTGGGTTTGAACCAGAACGAAGAAGCTCCCATCCATACCTGTGCATCGACTTCCGAACTCTCCACA CACGAATAGGCTTTGGGTCCACATCAGCCAGTTCTGCTCCTGAAAGGAGGATCCACAGACTGCTCAGCTTCCAGAGGTACCTGCACTCATCCCGTCTGCTGCGAGGAGTCCCCCAGCAGATCCCTCTCCACATCCTCGATGAGGACTACACTGGACAGGCCAGA TGCATGCTGGAAAAAGTTGGGAACTGGAATTTtgatattttcctttttgatagGTTGACAAATG GAAACAGCTTGATCACCCTGACATTTCACCTGCTGAACCAGTATGGCTTGGTGGAGCTCTTCCAGCTGGACATGGTCAAACTCTGGAGATTCCTGGTCATGGTTCAGGAGGACTACCACAGTGACAACCCCTATCACAATGCTGTCCATGCTGCTGATGTCACACAGGCCATGTATTGCTACTTGCAGGAACCTATg CTTGCAAAGTCTCTGACCTCCTATGACATTCTGCTGGGACTGCTAGCAGCTGCCACTCATGATCTGGACCATCCTGGCGTCAACCAGCCTTTCCTCATCAAGACTGACCACTATCTAGCTACACTCTATAGG AATACCTCAGTTCTGGAAAATCACCACTGGAAGTCAGCAGTGGGCCTCCTCAGAGAGACTGGGTTGTTTTCCCACTTGCCTGCTGAGGACAG CCTTAACATGGAGAGGGAGTTGGGCTCCTTGATCCTGGCCACGGACATAAGCAGACAGAATGATTACCTGAGCAGGTTTCGAATGCACCTGGACCAGGAAAACCTGTGCTTGAGCAATGCCAGCCACCGACACTTCATCCTGCAG ATGGCTCTGAAATGTGCAGACATCTGTAACCCCTGCAGACCGTGGGAGCTGAGCAAACAGTGGAGTGAGAAAGTCACAGAGGAGTTCTTCCAGCAAG GAGACATTGAGAAGAAGTACAGACTTGAAGTCAGTCCCCTTTGTGACAGAGAGACGAACACAGTTGGCAACATTCAAATAG GCTTTATGACGTATGTGGCAGAACCCCTGTTTGCAGAGTGGGCTCGTTTCTCTGACACACGTCTGTCTCAGGCCATGCTGGGCCACATGGGCCTCAACAAGGCCAGCTGGGGCGGACTACAGCAGGAACAAACCTCTGTATCAGAGGAGACAGAACCTGGCACAGCTGGCAATGACCCAGAAGACGTTGCGCCTCAAGGAGATGGAGCCAGCGCTACATCCGCAGGAGGAGCCAGCTCCAAAGAAACACCTCAGGGAAGCAGAGAATCCTGA
- the mtfr1 gene encoding mitochondrial fission regulator 1 encodes MSKDYAPINMDLAFGSSKPYGSSRSIVRRIATGLPLKPCPRVHFQLYPYTEGTGVLIGSRRQNGLVASLADIAWIDRDEDDNEYFDMPRPAIPPGFIFRACQPHPRRKTLPRQRSLPSLHQDGPDPQGPTIANDEAIQKISALETELAKLRDQIAQIVLAQEKHAKPVATTRVPFSTPPPPPPPPPPPPPLPPCLQRTFSAIDLIKERRGKKTESQTILDSRPAEIPNMLDVLKDMNKVKLRSVKSRFVEADAKANSSKPADAAALIAEALKRKFAHRYRHNSGQEDKGDPKLPVPNVKPQTETPLFGQHMLKSTGKKKLL; translated from the exons ATGAGTAAAGACTATGCACCCATCAACATGGACTTG GCTTTTGGATCATCCAAGCCCTATGGGTCCTCCAGAAGTATTGTGAGAAGGATAGCTACTGGTCTTCCTCTTAAACCTTGCCCCAGGGTTCATTTTCAG CTATATCCATACACTGAGGGCACTGGTGTCTTGATTGGCAGCAGGAGGCAGAACGGTCTGGTGGCCTCTCTGGCTGATATTGCCTGGATTGACAGGGATGAGGATGACAATGAATACTTTGACATGCCCAG GCCAGCTATACCACCTGGATTCATTTTTCGTGCCTGCCAGCCTCATCCTCGGAGAAAAACCTTACCTCGCCAGAGATCTCTACCCAGCTTGCATCAAGATGGTCCGGATCCCCAGGGACCAACAATTGCCAACGATGAGGCCATTCAGAAGATCAGTGCCTTGGAGACTGAACTTGCCAAACTTAGAGATCAGATAGCACAGATTGTACTGGCTCAGGAAAAGCATGCAAAGCCAG TTGCTACCACAAGGGTACCTTTTTCTacccctcctccaccaccaccacctcctcctccaccaccacctcttCCTCCATGTCTCCAGCGGACATTTTCAGCCATTGATTTGATAAAAGAGCGCAGAGGAAAGAAGACAGAGAGCCAGACTATTTTGGACTCAAGGCCAGCTGAAATCCCCAACATGCTTGACGTCCTGAAAGACATGAACAAAGTAAAGCTGCGATCAGTCAAAAG tcGTTTCGTAGAAGCTGATGCCAAAGCTAATTCTAGCAAGCCTGCAGATGCTGCAGCTCTCATTGCTGAGGCTCTGAAACGCAAGTTTGCCCATCGTTATCGACACAACAGTGGACAAGAGGACAAGGGGGATCCTAAGCTTCCCGTTCCAAACGTGAAACCTCAAACTGAAACCCCTTTG tttggGCAGCACATGTTGAAATCAACCGGGAAGAAAAAACTGCTCTGA
- the pde7a gene encoding high affinity cAMP-specific 3',5'-cyclic phosphodiesterase 7A isoform X2, with amino-acid sequence MEVCYQLPVLPLDRPVPKHVLSRRGAISFSSSSSLFGAPDPRQLSQRRGAISYDSSDQTALYIRMLDVRVRSQVGFEPERRSSHPYLCIDFRTLHTRIGFGSTSASSAPERRIHRLLSFQRYLHSSRLLRGVPQQIPLHILDEDYTGQARCMLEKVGNWNFDIFLFDRLTNGNSLITLTFHLLNQYGLVELFQLDMVKLWRFLVMVQEDYHSDNPYHNAVHAADVTQAMYCYLQEPMLAKSLTSYDILLGLLAAATHDLDHPGVNQPFLIKTDHYLATLYRNTSVLENHHWKSAVGLLRETGLFSHLPAEDSLNMERELGSLILATDISRQNDYLSRFRMHLDQENLCLSNASHRHFILQMALKCADICNPCRPWELSKQWSEKVTEEFFQQGDIEKKYRLEVSPLCDRETNTVGNIQIGFMTYVAEPLFAEWARFSDTRLSQAMLGHMGLNKASWGGLQQEQTSVSEETEPGTAGNDPEDVAPQGDGASATSAGGASSKETPQGSRES; translated from the exons AGACGAGGGGCCATCTCCTACGACAGCTCTGATCAGACAGCACTGTACATTCGTATGCTAG ATGTGAGAGTCAGAAGTCAGGTTGGGTTTGAACCAGAACGAAGAAGCTCCCATCCATACCTGTGCATCGACTTCCGAACTCTCCACA CACGAATAGGCTTTGGGTCCACATCAGCCAGTTCTGCTCCTGAAAGGAGGATCCACAGACTGCTCAGCTTCCAGAGGTACCTGCACTCATCCCGTCTGCTGCGAGGAGTCCCCCAGCAGATCCCTCTCCACATCCTCGATGAGGACTACACTGGACAGGCCAGA TGCATGCTGGAAAAAGTTGGGAACTGGAATTTtgatattttcctttttgatagGTTGACAAATG GAAACAGCTTGATCACCCTGACATTTCACCTGCTGAACCAGTATGGCTTGGTGGAGCTCTTCCAGCTGGACATGGTCAAACTCTGGAGATTCCTGGTCATGGTTCAGGAGGACTACCACAGTGACAACCCCTATCACAATGCTGTCCATGCTGCTGATGTCACACAGGCCATGTATTGCTACTTGCAGGAACCTATg CTTGCAAAGTCTCTGACCTCCTATGACATTCTGCTGGGACTGCTAGCAGCTGCCACTCATGATCTGGACCATCCTGGCGTCAACCAGCCTTTCCTCATCAAGACTGACCACTATCTAGCTACACTCTATAGG AATACCTCAGTTCTGGAAAATCACCACTGGAAGTCAGCAGTGGGCCTCCTCAGAGAGACTGGGTTGTTTTCCCACTTGCCTGCTGAGGACAG CCTTAACATGGAGAGGGAGTTGGGCTCCTTGATCCTGGCCACGGACATAAGCAGACAGAATGATTACCTGAGCAGGTTTCGAATGCACCTGGACCAGGAAAACCTGTGCTTGAGCAATGCCAGCCACCGACACTTCATCCTGCAG ATGGCTCTGAAATGTGCAGACATCTGTAACCCCTGCAGACCGTGGGAGCTGAGCAAACAGTGGAGTGAGAAAGTCACAGAGGAGTTCTTCCAGCAAG GAGACATTGAGAAGAAGTACAGACTTGAAGTCAGTCCCCTTTGTGACAGAGAGACGAACACAGTTGGCAACATTCAAATAG GCTTTATGACGTATGTGGCAGAACCCCTGTTTGCAGAGTGGGCTCGTTTCTCTGACACACGTCTGTCTCAGGCCATGCTGGGCCACATGGGCCTCAACAAGGCCAGCTGGGGCGGACTACAGCAGGAACAAACCTCTGTATCAGAGGAGACAGAACCTGGCACAGCTGGCAATGACCCAGAAGACGTTGCGCCTCAAGGAGATGGAGCCAGCGCTACATCCGCAGGAGGAGCCAGCTCCAAAGAAACACCTCAGGGAAGCAGAGAATCCTGA
- the pde7a gene encoding high affinity cAMP-specific 3',5'-cyclic phosphodiesterase 7A isoform X1: MEVCYQLPVLPLDRPVPKHVLSRRGAISFSSSSSLFGAPDPRQLSQRRGAISYDSSDQTALYIRMLGDVRVRSQVGFEPERRSSHPYLCIDFRTLHTRIGFGSTSASSAPERRIHRLLSFQRYLHSSRLLRGVPQQIPLHILDEDYTGQARCMLEKVGNWNFDIFLFDRLTNGNSLITLTFHLLNQYGLVELFQLDMVKLWRFLVMVQEDYHSDNPYHNAVHAADVTQAMYCYLQEPMLAKSLTSYDILLGLLAAATHDLDHPGVNQPFLIKTDHYLATLYRNTSVLENHHWKSAVGLLRETGLFSHLPAEDSLNMERELGSLILATDISRQNDYLSRFRMHLDQENLCLSNASHRHFILQMALKCADICNPCRPWELSKQWSEKVTEEFFQQGDIEKKYRLEVSPLCDRETNTVGNIQIGFMTYVAEPLFAEWARFSDTRLSQAMLGHMGLNKASWGGLQQEQTSVSEETEPGTAGNDPEDVAPQGDGASATSAGGASSKETPQGSRES; encoded by the exons AGACGAGGGGCCATCTCCTACGACAGCTCTGATCAGACAGCACTGTACATTCGTATGCTAG GAGATGTGAGAGTCAGAAGTCAGGTTGGGTTTGAACCAGAACGAAGAAGCTCCCATCCATACCTGTGCATCGACTTCCGAACTCTCCACA CACGAATAGGCTTTGGGTCCACATCAGCCAGTTCTGCTCCTGAAAGGAGGATCCACAGACTGCTCAGCTTCCAGAGGTACCTGCACTCATCCCGTCTGCTGCGAGGAGTCCCCCAGCAGATCCCTCTCCACATCCTCGATGAGGACTACACTGGACAGGCCAGA TGCATGCTGGAAAAAGTTGGGAACTGGAATTTtgatattttcctttttgatagGTTGACAAATG GAAACAGCTTGATCACCCTGACATTTCACCTGCTGAACCAGTATGGCTTGGTGGAGCTCTTCCAGCTGGACATGGTCAAACTCTGGAGATTCCTGGTCATGGTTCAGGAGGACTACCACAGTGACAACCCCTATCACAATGCTGTCCATGCTGCTGATGTCACACAGGCCATGTATTGCTACTTGCAGGAACCTATg CTTGCAAAGTCTCTGACCTCCTATGACATTCTGCTGGGACTGCTAGCAGCTGCCACTCATGATCTGGACCATCCTGGCGTCAACCAGCCTTTCCTCATCAAGACTGACCACTATCTAGCTACACTCTATAGG AATACCTCAGTTCTGGAAAATCACCACTGGAAGTCAGCAGTGGGCCTCCTCAGAGAGACTGGGTTGTTTTCCCACTTGCCTGCTGAGGACAG CCTTAACATGGAGAGGGAGTTGGGCTCCTTGATCCTGGCCACGGACATAAGCAGACAGAATGATTACCTGAGCAGGTTTCGAATGCACCTGGACCAGGAAAACCTGTGCTTGAGCAATGCCAGCCACCGACACTTCATCCTGCAG ATGGCTCTGAAATGTGCAGACATCTGTAACCCCTGCAGACCGTGGGAGCTGAGCAAACAGTGGAGTGAGAAAGTCACAGAGGAGTTCTTCCAGCAAG GAGACATTGAGAAGAAGTACAGACTTGAAGTCAGTCCCCTTTGTGACAGAGAGACGAACACAGTTGGCAACATTCAAATAG GCTTTATGACGTATGTGGCAGAACCCCTGTTTGCAGAGTGGGCTCGTTTCTCTGACACACGTCTGTCTCAGGCCATGCTGGGCCACATGGGCCTCAACAAGGCCAGCTGGGGCGGACTACAGCAGGAACAAACCTCTGTATCAGAGGAGACAGAACCTGGCACAGCTGGCAATGACCCAGAAGACGTTGCGCCTCAAGGAGATGGAGCCAGCGCTACATCCGCAGGAGGAGCCAGCTCCAAAGAAACACCTCAGGGAAGCAGAGAATCCTGA